The sequence below is a genomic window from Aspergillus nidulans FGSC A4 chromosome V.
GAATGAATGGCCGCGAGCGATATAATCCTCCTTGAAATTGAGATATGCTCCCTCCCAGCCGTCCAAGGTCCAGCTCCTGCCAGAATTCCGACCCCAGCGAGTCGATCATGCGGTAGCGAGTGGGCGCAAGCAAGCGCGTAAGGCCCACCTCCAGAGCCTCCTAGAACCGCAAAACTGACTATGCCTTAGTGGTCCGCAAGCGACTGCGTGTCTTCGAGATAGTCCAGTATCCGGCGGTTTGGCTGGAATGCAGATAGGCCGTACCCGGGTCGATCCGGCTCAATAATGCGGAGATTCCGCCGCCAGGCGATGTCGTCGAACGCAGACCCCTCAAGGCGCGACGATGGAAAGCCATGGAGATATAGCAGTGGGAACCCTTTCGGATTACCATACTCGGCGTATCCGAGGGTGCGACGGTCCTGGAGGGTGAGGACCTTGTCAACGCGGTTTGCTGGCGTATGTCTCCGGCTTGCGGTAGCAGCGATGTTATTGCAGGTCGGCGGAACAACTCGTATCCTGGACCAGTGTttcattttattttcttgATGCGAGAATATTATTCTCATTGCGAAAATGACATATTTTTAAAGGTATTTTCAATGCTGACGCCGCTGAGATGTTGAAAAGCAAATCAAAAAGAGCAGCGCTGACTGTTGGGCGATGATTCGAGGCTAGAGTAGGGCGCCACATCACGCCAGATAGAGCTTCACCAACTGGAATGTTATGAGGGCGATGCAAATCGCAGACTGCTTCAGTTGTATTTATTCTTTTCTATGGAGATGGGCTCCACTGTCTATGGTTGCCGTGCCCGGTTAGTTTGAGGGTAATGAGGTCATAAGTATGTATTTGGGATTCTCAACTGAGACCTCGAACCTCAGCCCAGCCTTTTCCCAGCGGAAGGATGCAGGTGAAAGGATGAATCAAGCCAGCTCTCATGATGAAACTTCTGTTCAGGACTCTTCCGCAGCTTCCTCGACAGAGATGGCACAGTGTTCGAACCCTCTCCACAGACGTCCTTGAAAAGCCTCGCGATGACAAGGAGCGTGTCGTCATCCTGGGGTCAGGATGGGGAGGATACACAATGTCAAGAAAGCTCTCGCCAAAACGCTTCGCTCCGGTGGTAGTATCCCCCCGATCGTACTTTGTCTTCACTCCGCTCCTAACGGACACGGCTGGTGGTGACTTGGACTTCTCCCACATTGTTGAGCCGGTCCGGGATCCTAAGATCAGGGTGGACTTTATCCAGGCCGCTGCTCGTGCTATTGATTTGCATCGCAAGACGGTGCTGTGTGAGCCGACGATTGTCAAGAGTGGTGTCACATTGACCCAtaccgaggaggacgaagtgGGCTCCGAGCCCGCCAATATATGGGAGAAAAGCGAAACGTTTGAGATCCCGTACGACAAGTTAGTTATTTCAGTCGGCGCCATTAGCAGGACTTTCAAGACCCCTGGCGTAAAGGACAacgccatcttcttcaaggatattgGCGACTCCCGCCGGGTCCGCCGCCGGGTCCGCGAATGCTTTGAGCTGGCCACCTTGCCATCTACCAGCCCTGAGATGCGCAAGCACCTACTGCATTTTGCCATTGTCGGTGCCGGCCCCACTGGAACTGAGCTGGCGGCGGCATTGCGAGATTTTATCACTTCAGACCTCATCACTTTGTATCCGACCCTAGAAGGGTTGCCGCGGATCTCGCTCTATGATGTGGCTCCGAAGGTCCTTTCTATGTTTGACGAGTCGTTATCACGCTATGCCCaagagacaatgaagaaagaGGGCATCGAGGTACAAACTTCTCATCATATCCAGGACCTCCGCTGGGGCGCTCCAGGCGCGGAGCCGCCTTACCAGAAGGACCCTCGCGGCTGCCTCACTCTCACCACGAAGGAGGAAGGGCAGATTGGCGTTGGAATGTGTGTCTGGGTGACGGGAAATTCCATGAACGAGCTCTTGCGCGATTCGCTTCGCGATGTTGAGGTATTTCCGTTCAATTCAGCTGTGATGAAGGATGGAACCGAAGTATCGAAAGACGCGTCTCAGGGCTCTTGGGCGTACAAAAAGGCTCCTCGGTCCGGTGCACTCCTTGTGGACGGCCATCTACGCGTACAGTTAGAGAACGACACCGGCGCCACAGCCGTTCTCCAGGATGTGTTCGCTATTGGTGACAACGCAATGCTGGAGGGCGCCTCGCCCCCTGCTACCGCGCAGGTGACTGCTCAGGAAGCCAAATGGCTGGCAACTCATCTTAATCAGCGCGACCTGCAAAGTTCGCCTCCATTTTCTTTCCGCAATATGGGCACGCTCGCGTACATTGGAAACGAGAAAGCGCTGATGCAACTGCCAAACGAG
It includes:
- a CDS encoding alpha/beta fold hydrolase (transcript_id=CADANIAT00003789); the protein is MWRPTLASNHRPTVSAALFDLLFNISAAIRVVPPTCNNIAATASRRHTPANRVDKVLTLQDRRTLGYAEYGNPKGFPLLYLHGFPSSRLEGSAFDDIAWRRNLRIIEPDRPGYGLSAFQPNRRILDYLEDTQSLADH
- a CDS encoding putative pyridine nucleotide-disulfide oxidoreductase (transcript_id=CADANIAT00003790) → MMKLLFRTLPQLPRQRWHSVRTLSTDVLEKPRDDKERVVILGSGWGGYTMSRKLSPKRFAPVVVSPRSYFVFTPLLTDTAGGDLDFSHIVEPVRDPKIRVDFIQAAARAIDLHRKTVLCEPTIVKSGVTLTHTEEDEKSETFEIPYDKLVISVGAISRTFKTPGVKDNAIFFKDIGDSRRVRRRVRECFELATLPSTSPEMRKHLLHFAIVGAGPTGTELAAALRDFITSDLITLYPTLEGLPRISLYDVAPKVLSMFDESLSRYAQETMKKEGIEVQTSHHIQDLRWGAPGAEPPYQKDPRGCLTLTTKEEGQIGVGMCVWVTGNSMNELLRDSLRDVEVFPFNSAVMKDGTEVSKDASQGSWAYKKAPRSGALLVDGHLRVQLENDTGATAVLQDVFAIGDNAMLEGASPPATAQVTAQEAKWLATHLNQRDLQSSPPFSFRNMGTLAYIGNEKALMQLPNEERGYLPQKLTGRTAWLVWNSAYLTMTISWRNKLRVAFRWMLNRLFGRDISRY